The Peromyscus maniculatus bairdii isolate BWxNUB_F1_BW_parent chromosome 14, HU_Pman_BW_mat_3.1, whole genome shotgun sequence genomic interval gtctctgtgtctgtatctgttttGTCAGCCTCTTTCCATCTGTTTAGTTTGTGCTGTTCcaatattagtttttgtttttcttagtatatttattattattatccccaagaagcctgtttgttttccaatgagagagaaagggggttgTCCTGGATGGTTTGGTGGGCCAACTAGACACAAGCTAGagaatcagagaggaaggagcctcaactgaggaaatgcctccatgagatccagctctaaggcattttcttaattcatgatCAGTGgggaagggctcagcccattCATTGTGGGTTGGGTcattcctgggctgctggtcctggggtatataagaaagcaggctgagcaagccatgatgagcaagccagtcagcagcacccctccatggcctctgcatcagctcctgcctccagggtcctgccctgtttgagttccttcctgACTGCCTGCAGTGGTGACCAGcgatgctgaagtgtaagcctgataaaccctttcctccccaacctgctttttggtcgtggtgtttcgttgcagcactagaaaccctgacGAAGAcggggtggatccagatgggagggggactgggaagaactgggagaaggaaagagaggggaaaggCTAATCAggatagatgaaaaaaaaaatctattttcaataaaaggaaaaaaattaaggccaattatatagaaaatataactTCAACTGACAAGGTGTGGTATACCTTTCACCTGTGGCATTAGTCTAAACAGCTTTAAATGCAGGGGAAATATTACTGTTGTTTTAGAATGAGGAAAATGATACAACTGGAGACAATCGTGTTAAGCTAATTAAGCCAATCTCATAAAAGTGAATGctgtatattttctcttatttgtggtttttagattttatatagatacaaaAAAATCTGCATGTATCTGTCTTATAAATTATGTTTTCTATTGCCTTGATAAAACACTGTCACCAAGAACAACTTGGGGAGCATAGGGTTTATTTCACTCCCACGTCCACAAAACAGTTCACTGAACGTAAGTAGAAGAGGggctcaaacaaggcaggaacctggaggcaggagccggtgcagaggccatggaggggtgctgctgactggctggccccacatggcttgctcagcctgctttcctggaAGAACCCAGCAACACAGGCTCAGGAATGGCTCCACCCCCAACGGGCTGAGTCTACCCAccacactaattaagaaaatgccctaaaggtctgcctacagccagatcttacagAAGAAATTTCTCAGCTGATGTTCCCTCCCCTCGGATGATTATAGCTTGTGTCACCTGGACGTAACACTAGCCAGAGCAGCATGTCTTAGTCACtgctccattgctgtgaagagacaccgtgaccaagtcaattctcataaaaagaaagcatttaactgagagccttcttacagtttcagagggttagtccattgtcatcatgatgggtAGTATGGTgacaggcaggtaggcatggtgctagagaagtagctgagagcttcacaTCCTGACcctcaggcagcaggcagactAACTCTGGgcctagtgtgggcttttgaaaccccaaagcccactcccagtgacacatctcctccaacaagcccacacttCTTAATCCTCCCCCAAAGTCCAACTGCAAaccacacattcaaatatatgagtctggGGGGggagggcattctcattcaaaccaccacagcgtACGTGACCAAAAAATGTCTCTTTGTTCAAATAGAGCAGTACTGTAGTCAATTTGTGTTTTCAAGTTTTGGTAATaatgttaaggaaaaaaaaaaaaacagcattgtaTGGATGAGAAGGAAGCGTCTCTTCCATTTCCAGTCCTGTGACCTTGGGGAAAATTAACTTCTATTGAGCTGTTTCATTTATTGTGGTGGACACAATAAAAAAGCTGTAAGATTAAACAAAACTGGTCAGTCCCTGCAGCGGCCGCCGCCGTCCGTCCTTCCGCCcgccctccctgcctgcctccctccctccctcgctcggtcggcagcggcagcggcggcagcaccTCGGCGCCACCTCGGGCCGGCGTCTGCCGCGGCGGGCTCGACCAGGCGGCTGACggggcggcagcagcggcggcggcgggcggccgGGCAACCCTCCTCGGGgttcggcggcggcggcggcggtgtcTCCATCTCCATGGGGCTGGCCAGCGGCGTCCGTGCGCAGTGAGAACGCTTCCACCGCTCCAAGGAGACAGCGTGCAGAGTTCCTGGATAGCTTGCCTTGTGAGGAGCTGGCGATAGTTTAATTCCACCTCTAGGTTTTTTTGTGGCACATCGAGAATCATGAACAGCTTTAATAAGGAAGAGTTTGAGTGCCATATCCTCGATGAAGGCTTTACTGCCAAGGACATCCTGGaccaaaaaattaatgaagtttCTTCCTCAGACGATAAGGATGCTTTTTATGTCGCGGACCTTGGGGACATTCTGAAGAAACACCTAAGATGGCGAAAAGCCCTTCCCCGAGTCACTCCCTTTTATGCTGTCAAAAGTAACGACAGCAGAGCCATAGTGAACACCCTCGCCGCCATTGGGACGGGTTTTGACTGTGCAAGCAAGACTGAAATACAGTTGGTGCAGGGGCTTGGGGTGCCTCCCGAGAGGATTATCTATGCGAATCCTTGTAAACAAGTGTCTCAAATCAAGTATGCTGCCAGTAATGGGGTCCAGATGATGACTTTTGACAGCGAGATTGAGTTGATGAAAGTGGCCAGAGCACATCCAAAGGCAAAGTTGGTTTTGCGGATTGCCACTGATGATTCCAAAGCAGTTTGTCGCCTCAGTGTCAAGTTTGGTGCCACACTCAAAACCAGCAGGCTTCTCTTGGAACGGGCAAAAGAGCTAAATATTGATGTCATTGGTGTCAGCTTCCATGTGGGGAGTGGATGTACTGATCCTGAGACCTTCGTGCAGGCCCTGTCCGATGCCCGCTGTGTCTTTGACATGGGAACAGAAGTTGGTTTCAACATGTATCTGCTTGATATTGGTGGTGGCTTTCCTGGATCTGAGGATACAAAGCTTAAATTTGAAGAGATCACCAGTGTGATCAACCCAGC includes:
- the LOC143268435 gene encoding ornithine decarboxylase produces the protein MNSFNKEEFECHILDEGFTAKDILDQKINEVSSSDDKDAFYVADLGDILKKHLRWRKALPRVTPFYAVKSNDSRAIVNTLAAIGTGFDCASKTEIQLVQGLGVPPERIIYANPCKQVSQIKYAASNGVQMMTFDSEIELMKVARAHPKAKLVLRIATDDSKAVCRLSVKFGATLKTSRLLLERAKELNIDVIGVSFHVGSGCTDPETFVQALSDARCVFDMGTEVGFNMYLLDIGGGFPGSEDTKLKFEEITSVINPALDKYFPPDSGVRVIAEPGRYYVASAFTLAVNIIAKKVVWKEQTGSDDEDESNEQTIMYYVNDGVYGSFNCILYDHAHVKALLPKRPKPDEKYYSSSIWGPTCDGLDRIVERCNLPEMHVGDWMLFENMGAYTVAAASTFNGFQRPSIYYVMSRSLWQLMKQIQSHGFPPEVEEQDVGTLLPLSCAQESGMDRHPAACASASINV